GAGGTTGGTGgaaaaggcagagggaagaagagagccAGAGAAGAGCAGTAGCCAACTAAGATCTTTTTTGTAGAGGAAGAAGGCCCTAGCATCTGAAGGCCCAGGGGCAGTGACAAGGAGAGGGGGAAGAAGTTGCTGCCTGGCTGCCCTCCCCGCCCCTACACACCCTGTGGAGAGCAGGTCTCACAACTGCCTCCTTTCCTGCCCCTAATTAGCAGCTGCCCCCCACACATTGTCCCACTCCAGCACCCCAGCCAAAGCCTCTTTTGTGCTCCCAGATTCCTAGGTGCAAGGTGGCCTCATTAGTGCCTGGAGACCGCCCCATCTCCAGGGAGCAGGCAGACAGACAAGGAGGGGACCAGCGGCACAGTGATCCAACTCCAGACTCTGAGCGCCTTGGCGGCCATTCCTTGGGCCCAGCCTGGAGACGGCCCCCCTGCCGGAGTCTAATCTTAGATTTGCCTTTGTCTGGCCCCAGAGTAGATGCAAGTGCCCATCTCTCCCCCTCCACCTCAGAGCACTATAAACCCCAGGCCCCTGGTAGCAGGTTGCTGTTCATGGCCTCAAAGTTCCTGGCTATTTGGACCACTGCCAACGACACCTTTCCCGGCTACCCTACTCTGAGCTCCAGGTACCATGAACCCTTCCTCTGCAAAGGTAAGGATCCAGGGATGGAGGGGTGACTCATTAGATGGGAAGTGGGGGGCAATGAGTGCTTGCTCAGGGAGCTGGAGGAAAGGTTGAAGGTATATTGCTCTTGGTCTTTTCCCATGTGGGCTCTGAGGCAGGGGACAAGGTGGACACTTGGCTGAGAATCTGCCTTGGCTAACATTAGATTGTGCCCTGGTCTCCTAAGAGTTCatgttttttgagcacttactacatacTGGGTGCTGTACTTGCACCTGTCATCTCACTTCATCCTCCTAGCAGCCCTGCTGCACAGTAGGAATTAATACCCACTTTATAAGTGAGGAAATTATGCCCCCTGAGAGGGTAGGAAACCTGTCCAAAGCCACAGGGTTGTTTTCCCTGCAAGGGAGCAGGCGGACAAGACAATGACTTGGATCATGCCAGTTCTTGATTTGCACATGTTTGCCCTCCGTGGGGGAAAAGGAGCGGATAAATAGGTACTCTCTTTCCTTAAGTGATGTTTCCGCAAATTTCTGGTGCAGATTCAGACACTCTTGTTTTCAGGTGGAGTGGTCAGCACTCTAAAGGGGTACAATGGACTAAGGCTACCCGGAAGAGAGATGGGGTACTATTTTCTGGGTCTCCTTTTTCTACCCAGGGGGTTTCAAAGGGCCTCCTGGAGGAGATGCTCTGCTGGCTCTTGAAGGGTGAGCAGGTAAAGGGGGCAAGATACTGAGCCCTTCAGATAGCATTATGCAGAGGCAGGAAAGCTAAGGGACAGCGAGGGAGGAGCGCAGGCCAGGAGTGGGCACGGAGCCAGCTGGGTAGGGCCAGGGCCTAGAGGCTGGATGCTGGGGCTGTGAGACGACCCTCAGTGTCTGGTCTCCTGCCTCACTAGGTCTTCTGGGCCACCATGacgctgctgctcctgctgctgttgctgccgCCCGCTCTGTTGTCGCCAGGGGCGGCCGCGCAGCCCCTGCCTGACTGCTGCCGTCAGAAGACCTGCTCCTGCCGCCTCTACGAGCTGCTGCACGGCGCGGGCAATCACGCGGCCGGCATCCTCACGCTGGGCAAGAGGCGGCCGGGGGCCCCGGGACTCCAGGGCCGGCTGCAGCGCCTCCTGCAGGCCAGTGGCAACCATGCGGCCGGCATCCTAACCATGGGCCGCCGCGCAGGCGTAGAGCCAGCGCCGCACCCATGCCCAGGGCGCCGTTGTCCCGGTGCGGTCGCCTCGTCTGTCGCTCCTGGGGGACCGTCTGGGGTCTGAGCCCTTGTTCGGGTCCTGTCCTGGCCCTACTctgtccctgccctctcccctctgccctcccggTGTCAGCCCCCAGAAAAAGGGCAATAAAGACGAGTCTCTGTTAGTATGGCTTTTCTCTGTCCCTGTGTGGTCGCGTCCGGCCCTCCAGGGGGCGTGAGAGTCTTGCGAACTATAAAGAGCCAGAAAACCTGGAGGCCCGTCTCGGGGCACCTGAGCTTGGGCGCCTCTGAACCCAAAACACTCTCGGGTGGGGACCTCCCAGAGCGAGGAACTGTGCAAGGCCCTGGGCTGCGGAGAGAACAGCATACGTGCATGTTTGGATGGGAGTATGGGGACAGACATGTCCCTCAGTGCTCTACTAGTCTTACTGTATTGGGACGTTTACAGAGATACTcgggagagaaaaagcaaagaaggcTGTATTGAAGAGCCGAATCCAACTGGGTAGGAGGCAGGGGAGCCGTGCCTGCCGAAAAGACAGGGAATACGAAGATCAACATGAATCTACCCGAGGGCTACAGCGCGGGGTACAGGGTGTGGGGAGCAGTGAGGCACTGAAGGGAAGGCGGTTAGATTTGTGCAGCCCTGATTGTGAAGGCCCTCACCAATCATCAGGCTTTGCACTTTATCCTGTAGGTAGCTGGGAGTTAGGAGAAGTTCTTAAGCAGGGCTAGGGcaagattttcctgcaattttagcCAAACACAGTTGTTACAGGTTGAATTGTGCACCTCCCTCCCGCCCCCTTTCATATGTTGTAGTCCTAACCACCAGCaattcagaatgtgaccttatttggaaatagggtctttgtggATGAAATTGGTTAAAATTAGGTCATACTGGAATAGGGTGGGGCTCTAATCCAACATGAGTAGTGTCCTTATAAAATGGGGGGATTTGGACACAGAAATGCACACAAGGGGAACCCATGTGAACATGAAGGCAGAGGTGggatgcatctacaagccaaaaAATGCTAAAGACTGCCAACAACCCACCAGAAACTAGAAGACAGGCATGGAACAAATACTCCCCCACAGCCTCCAAAAGGAACAAACTGCGgttatcttgatcttggacttctagcttcctGAACTGAgacaacaaatttctgttgtttaagccacccagcttgtggcactttgttacagcagccctaagaAACTAATACCCAAAAGTAGAGATACTGAAAGATGTGGCACTTTTAATCAACATAATAGCCCAGATAATGCCCAGCTCAGACTGTGGATGAGGGTAGGGAGCATTGGCCTGCCCTCTCCCTGGCCTGTTTTCCCTTTTGTACTGGTTTTAGCTGTTTTGCTCCAGGAAGCAGCCACCCTAAGCCCCCACACTCAGCTGCCCCAGTAATTTTCTGCTTCCATAGTGAAAAAGTCCTGTGTCTGGTCTCATCTGGGTCCTTCTTGCTGCTGCACTGGTTTTATTTTGGAGAAGACGGAGAACAAAGTTCACTAGCGAACCTTTGGAGATTTACAAGCTGACTGCCCACCATGAAACTATCTTTCTGAGCTCCGGTCTTGCTTCCAGCCTCTCTTCCACTTGAAtggcagcagagggaaggagaatTAAATCAGGATGATAGAAGGAGGGAGAACAAGGAGACAACTGCTCTCCAACACACTTATTGTGCACCGAAGACATGCCTTGTGCTATTAAATTGTCATAGCCACACGAGGTAAAAATTATTGGCTCCATTTTACATTGAAGAAAGCGAGGCTCCCAGAAGCTGTCACacagtaagtagcagagctggatTTCTACCAGGTGGACTCCAAAAAACTCTTTTCATCCACCCTGCTGCACTCAGAAGCAGTGTTCGCCAGGGTGCCTGCCCTATACAAACTGAGACACAGGTGAAGGTTAGGTAGTGCATTCTAAAATTTGAGGTTCCAACCTTCCCATTGATTCCCCACCGGCAAAATTAGCCTCTTTAACTCTTGCTGTCTCCCACTGAAGCGCAGGGAGCTGGGGGTGCTGCAAAATATCCCAACTCCAGCAGGCGGTGCTGTGAACCAGACACGATTCCCAGCGTGGGCAGCGCGCGGGGAAACCCGATGGGCGGAGACTCAAGAAGCCGCCAGGGAAACACGCGTGGGGGCGTGGCCACACTGGAAGTTGGGCTGTCTGTCATTCAAGCCCCGCCCACCTCTTCAGGCTTCAGCGCCGGGTGGGCGTGTCTCAAATTCTCTCCTGGAAAGACACGCGTGGGCCGCTCCCCACCAGGAGGAGGGCCGCATAGAGGGGTGAGGGTGTCGCTGGCGGCCCCTCCCCGTGTGGGGGCACGTGGCGGGAGAGGGCCGAGCCCGGGGGAAAGAACCTGGCccgtggggaggtggggggtgacCGAGGCGCCGCCAAGCCGAGCAGAGAGCTGCTGGGTTCCGAGCagagaggcggcggcggcggcgccgagagggaggggaggaggaaagcGGGCTCATGgggcgccccggccccgccggcagCGCGCCCCCTCCGGCCGGGCCGCGCTGAACGCCCCCCGGCGCCGCGCCTCGAACCCGCACCCCGAGGCCATGCCGGTCATGAAGGGGTTGTTGGCCCCGCAGAACACCTTCCTGGACACCATTGCCACCCGCTTCGACGGCACGCGTGAGTCGGGCGGAGGATGGGACTGGGGGTTCGAGCTGGGGATCAAGTCTCCGGCGCTGGCGCGGGTTTTCTGGATGTGGTGAGATCCGAGGCGAGGAGAGGGAGTGGAGTTGAGGGTCTAGGAACTCCTGAAGCCGCGGTAAAGGAAACAGGACTGGGAGTACCTTGcgaggggaggcggggagaggaCTAAGAATGCAAGGGGTCAGGGTTGCGGGTGTGTGACTGGAGGCAGGAAGGCTCTTTGTGCGGCAAAGCGGAGAAGAGTCCTTGGGAGCCGCCCACTCTCGCGCATAGCTCTGGTGGGGGCGTGTATGGGGTTATCCAAGACACGAATGTGGGACTAAGCGGCCAGGAGCTCTGGGGTCCACTCCCAGACGACTCTAGCATCTCCTtcccccaggaaaaaaaaaaagaaagaaaagatcagaCTTCGGCAGGACCTATCTTGGGTTAAGGTCACGCGCCCCCAAATCGCAGCGCGTCAGTGTCTGAGGGAGGTGAGGCAGGAAGAGGGGGCTGGTCTGTGTGACGGAGGGAACTGCCTGTCTGCTCTCCCACCCGAGCTTGGGTTCCAGGTTCAGCACCTTGGACAGCCACACTCCTCCTTACCCGCCTCTTCTCCCGCCATTCCCTTTTCCTACTTTGGAACTGGGAGATCTCCCCTTGCCCACTTCGGACGTCAGACACCGTGGTCGGGATCAGGAAGGTGAGGGGAGCGGTAACCGAGGGCGGAAACTGAGCCGCCGGGGACCTACccgcctccccaccctgcccccacacaCCTCCCTTGTTTCCATAGCTCCCATCACCCAGGCAACGGGCCTGGGATGGAAGAAGGAGGCTGCTTGCCCAGGGCCCAGCGCCTCCCAGGCACCTTCAGTATCCCCATCAGCCATTCCACCCCCAGACACTCA
This is a stretch of genomic DNA from Camelus bactrianus isolate YW-2024 breed Bactrian camel chromosome 16, ASM4877302v1, whole genome shotgun sequence. It encodes these proteins:
- the HCRT gene encoding hypocretin neuropeptide precursor is translated as MNPSSAKGVSKGLLEEMLCWLLKGEQVFWATMTLLLLLLLLPPALLSPGAAAQPLPDCCRQKTCSCRLYELLHGAGNHAAGILTLGKRRPGAPGLQGRLQRLLQASGNHAAGILTMGRRAGVEPAPHPCPGRRCPGAVASSVAPGGPSGV